In Lotus japonicus ecotype B-129 chromosome 5, LjGifu_v1.2, one genomic interval encodes:
- the LOC130719462 gene encoding uncharacterized protein LOC130719462 encodes MGHVTEECRTLQREVGKLIAAGKPTRIQGGNAPVPKGVHTIAGGFGGGGITSAARKRYARAVNTVTEVPFGFSHPDITFSSDDFVGIKSHLDDPIVILLRVNQLNGQRVLLDQGSSAGIIYGGAFDRLGLNEADLTPYAGTLVGFAGEQVWVRGVLDLDTTFGERENARTLRVKYLILGTEGSYNMIIGRNTLNRLCAVISTAHLAVKYPLPNGRVGRVVVDQKTARECYCNAVDRYGKRNASVGHRCNEVDAPEENLDQRGEGRVNRPTPFEETKELKFGEKILKIGTRLTEAQEQRLSKLLGENLDLFAWSHKDMPGIDPNFICHKLALNPGIKPVTQTRQRMGDEKEKAIQQEVNKLLAVDFIREIKYPTWLANVVMVKKANGKWRMCVDYTDLNKACPKDSYPLPSIDKLVEGASGNELLSLMDAYSGYHQIKMHPSDEDKTAFMTARVNYCYQTMPFGLKNAGATYQRLMDRVFEGQVGRNMEVYVDDMIVKSVLGSSHHEDLTEAFGREVFRLHDYVKRD; translated from the exons ATGGGCCACGTCACAGAGGAATGCCGCACGTTGCAGCGTGAGGTGGGAAAACTGATAGCGGCAGGAAAACCTACTAGAATACAGGGAGGTAATGCTCCGGTACCTAAAGGAGTGCACACAATCGCCGGAggatttggaggaggaggaatcaCCAGTGCAGCTAGAAAGCGGTACGCTAGGGCGGTGAACACGGTAACAGAGGTTCCTTTCGGTTTTTCACATCCAGACATTACCTTTTCATCCGATGACTTCGTTGGAATAAAGTCACATCTAGACGACCCGATTGTAATCCTCCTTCGCGTCAACCAACTTAATGGACAACgagtacttttggatcaagggagttcagCGGGCATCATTTACGGCGGGGCATTTGATCGGCTCGGTTTGAATGAGGCAGATCTCACCCCTTATGCAGGGACTCTGGTGGGGTTTGCgggcgagcaagtatgggtgaGAGGCGTCCTTGACCTTGATACCACATTCGGCGAGCGAGAGAACGCTAGGACGTTGAGGGTGAAATACTTAATCCTAGGAACGGAGGGATCTTACAACATGATAATTGGCAGAAACACCTTGAACCGGCTGTGCGCTGTGATTTCAACGGCACACTTGGCGGTTAAATATCCTTTGCCGAATGGGCGAGTTGGGAGAGTGGTTGTGGACCAGAAAACTGCGAGGGAGTGCTACTGCAACGCGGTAGACCGGTACGGGAAAAGGAACGCCTCGGTGGGGCACCGATGCAACGAGGTCGATGCGCCAGAAGAGAACCTAGATCAaaggggcgaggggcgagtcaACAGGCCCACGCCGTTCGAAGAAACCAAggaactgaaatttggcgagaaGATACTCAAAATAGGGACCCGACTGACTGAAGCCCAAGAACAAAGATTATCAAAGCTATTGGGCGAGAACCTGGATCTTTTTGCTTGGAGTCACAAGGACATGCCAGGAATAGACCCGAACTTCATTTGCCACAAGCTAGCGCTAAATCCCGGAATTAAACCAGTGACCCAGACACGCCAGCGaatgggcgatgaaaaggagaagGCAATCCAGCAAGAGGTAAACAAATTACTGGCGGTAGACTTCATCCGGGAAATTAAGTATCCTACTTGGCTGGCGAATGTGGTAATggtaaagaaggcgaacggaaaatggcgaatgtgtgtagactACACAGACCTGAACAAGGCATGTCCGAAAGATTCTTATCCATTACCGAGCATAGACAAGCTAGTGGAAGGAGCGTCGGGAAATGAGCTGCTGAGTCTGATGGATGCCTATTCGggatatcaccaaatcaagatgcacccgTCGGATGAAGACAAAACGGCCTTCATGACCGCTAGGGTAAACTACTGTTATCAAACCATGCCCTTCgggctgaagaatgcgggggcgacgtatcagcggttgatggatagggtatTTGAGGGCCAAGTGGGGAGGAACATGGAGGTATATGTCGATGATATGATCGTAAAATCGGTTTTGGGATCAAGCCATCATGAGGATTTGACGGAAGCTTTTG GGCGGgaagtttttaggcttcatgattacgtcAAGAGGGATTGA
- the LOC130720172 gene encoding villin-3-like isoform X1 — MSSTTKVLDPAFQGVGQRLGTEIWRIENFQPVPLPKSEYGKFYMGDSYIILQTRQGKGGTYFYDLHFWIGKDTSQDEAGTAAIKAVELDAALGGRAVQHREIQGHESDKFLSYFKPCIIPLEGGVASGFRKPEEEEFETHLYVCKGKRAVRLKEVPFARSSLNHDDVFILNTQNKIYQFNGANSNIQERAKALEVIQFLKEKYHEGKCDVAIVDDGKLDTESDSGEFWVLFGGFAPIGKKVISEDDNIPEAIPAQLYSIVDGEVKSIEGELSKSLLENNQCYLLDCGAEVFVWVGRVTQVEERKAACQAAEKYVASQNRPKSTRITRIIQGYEIHSFKSNFDSWPSGTTSIGADEGRGKVAALLKQQGMGVKGMSKSTPVNEEIPPLLEGGGKMEVWRVNESAKNPLLKEDIGKFYSGDCYIVLYTYHSGERKEDYFLCCWFGKDSIEEDQTISTQLANKMSNSLKGRPVQGRIFEGKEPPQFIALFQPMVVLKGGLSTGYKKLIAEDNGLPDETYTSESIALIRISGTSIHNNKAVQVDAVPSSLNSTECFLLQSGSTIFIWHGNQSSFEQQQLAAKVAEFLRPGVALKHAKEGTESSAFWFALGGKQSYTSKKVTNEIVRDPHLFTFSFSKGKLHVEEVYNFSQDDLLTEDILILDTHAEVFIWIGHSVDPKEKQNTFEIGQKYIDMAASLEGLSLHVPLYKVTEGNEPCFFTTYFSWDHAKALIQGNSFQKKVSLLFGVGHAVEEKSNGSSLGGARQRAEAMAALSSAFSSSSERASTMSQDRLTGLNQGGPRQRAEALAALNSAFNSSSGTKTYTPRPSGKGQRAAAVAALSSVLTAEKKKPDVSQVDGGSPVAESSTSETVSGNAHFEIEKAEEANETEELAPETGSNGDLEPKQEDMDDGDDSQSSQRTFSYDQLKTTSGKNVPGIDLKRREAYLSDEEFETVIGMVKDAFYKLPKWKQDLLKKKFELF; from the exons ATGTCTAGCACGACAAAAGTCTTGGATCCTGCATTCCAAGGAGTGGGTCAAAGATT AGGAACTGAAATATGGAGGATTGAAAATTTTCAGCCAGTTCCATTGCCCAAATCTGAATATGGGAAATTCTACATGGGAGATTCATACATCATCTTGCAG ACAAGGCAAGGCAAAGGAGGAACTTATTTTTACGATTTACACTTCTGGATTGGAAAGGATACAAGTCAG GATGAAGCTGGAACTGCAGCCATTAAAGCTGTTGAACTTGATGCAGCTCTTGGAGGACGTGCAGTGCAACACAGGGAAATTCAAGGACATGAATCTGACAAATTTTTGTCATACTTTAAGCCTTGTATAATACCATTAGAGGGGGGTGTTGCATCTGGATTTAGAAAACCTGAAGAAGAGGAGTTTGAAACACATTTGTATGTCTGTAAAGGGAAAAGAGCAGTCAGATTGAAAGAG GTCCCTTTTGCAAGGTCTTCATTGAACCATGATGATGTATTCATCCTCAACACTCAAAATAAGATTTATCAGTTCAATGGTGCAAATTCAAATATTCAGGAAAGAGCCAAGGCTTTGGAAGTTATACAGTTTCTGAAAGAAAAATATCATGAAGGAAAATGCGATGTGGCAATTGTTG ATGATGGCAAGTTAGACACTGAGTCAGACTCGGGTGAATTTTGGGTCCTCTTTGGTGGTTTTGCGCCCATTGGGAAGAAGGTAATCAGTGAGGATGATAACATTCCAGAGGCAATTCCCGCTCAGTTGTATAG TATCGTTGATGGTGAGGTCAAGTCTATTGAAGGTGAACTATCTAAATCACTGCTGGAAAACAACCAATGCTATTTATTGGACTGTGGTGCTGAAGTATTTGTCTGGGTTGGCCGAGTAACACAAGTTGAAGAACGAAAAGCAGCTTGCCAGGCAGCTGAG AAGTACGTTGCAAGCCAAAATAGACCAAAATCAACCAGGATAACCAGGATTATTCAAGGTTATGAAATACATTCATTCAAGTCCAACTTTGATTCTTGGCCATCAGGAACTACTAGTATCGGTGCTGACGAAGGAAGAGGAAAAGTTGCAG CATTGCTAAAGCAACAAGGTATGGGTGTTAAAGGAATGTCAAAAAGTACACCGGTAAATGAGGAAATTCCACCATTGCTTGAAGGAGGTGGAAAGATGGAG gtATGGCGAGTCAATGAAAGTGCGAAGAACCCATTGCTGAAGGAGGATATTGGTAAATTCTATAGTGGAGATTGTTACATTGTACTGTACACATACCATTCTGGTGAGAGGAAAGAAGATTACTTCTTGTGCTGCTGGTTTGGAAAAGACAGCATTGAG gAGGACCAAACAATATCTACTCAGCTAGCCAATAAAATGTCAAACTCATTGAAGGGTAGACCTGTTCAG GGTCGCATATTCGAAGGTAAAGAGCCACCACAGTTTATTGCTCTTTTCCAGCCCATGGTAGTCCTTAAG GGAGGTTTGAGCACTGGATACAAAAAGTTAATAGCAGAAGACAATGGTTTACCAGATGAGACATACACATCTGAGAGTATTGCACTTATTCGAATTTCTGGAACTTCTATTCATAATAACAAGGCAGTGCAAGTTGATGCA GTACCGTCATCATTGAATTCCACTGAGTGCTTTCTCCTGCAATCTGGCTCTACAATTTTCATATGGCATGGGAATCAGTCTTCCTTTGAACAGCAGCAGCTAGCAGCAAAGGTCGCTGAATTTTTAAGG CCAGGAGTTGCTTTAAAGCATGCTAAAGAAGGTACAGAAAGCTCAGCTTTCTGGTTTGCACTaggaggaaaacaaagttatACAAGCAAGAAAGTTACTAATGAGATTGTTAGAGACCCACATCTGTTTACTTTCTCATTTAGTAAAG GAAAGTTACAT GTAGAGGAGGTTTACAACTTTTCCCAAGATGATTTGTTAACGGAGGATATCCTAATACTTGACACACATGCAgaagtgtttatttggattggTCACTCTGTTGACCCAAAAGAAAAGCAAAATACTTTTGAAATTGGCCAG AAATACATAGACATGGCTGCATCTCTGGAGGGACTATCTCTGCATGTACCGTTATATAAAGTAACAGAAGGGAATGAACCTTGCTTTTTCACAACATACTTTTCATGGGATCATGCAAAAGCTTTG ATTCAGGGAAACTCTTTCCAGAAAAAGGTGTCTCTACTCTTTGGGGTTGGCCATGCTGTGGAG GAAAAGTCAAATGGGTCAAGTCTAGGGGGAGCCAGACAAAGAGCAGAAGCAATGGCTGCCTTATCATCTGCGTTTAGTTCATCATCGGAGAGAGCATCCACTATG TCACAAGATAGATTGACTGGGCTAAACCAAGGAGGTCCAAGACAAAGGGCCGAAGCTTTAGCTGCTTTAAACTCTGCATTTAATTCATCTTCTGGGACGAAGACATATACTCCTAGGCCATCTGGAAAAGGTCAAAGAGCTGCTGCAGTAGCTGCTCTTTCATCTGTTCTTACTGCTGAAAAGAAGAAACCTGATGTTTCTCAAGTGGATGGTGGTAGTCCTGTCGCAGAAAGTAGCACTTCTG AAACTGTGAGTGGAAATGCCCATTTTGAGATCGAAAAAGCTGAAGAAGCCAATGAAACAGAAGAACTCGCCCCTGAAACTGGTAGCAATGGGGATTTGGAACCAAAACAAGAAGATatggatgatggtgatgatagtcaAAGTAGTCAAAGGACGTTCAGTTATGATCAGTTAAAGACTACATCTGGTAAAAATGTGCCTGGAATTGATCTTAAGCGTAGAGAG GCTTATTTGTCGGACGAAGAATTTGAAACTGTGATTGGAATGGTAAAAGATGCATTTTATAAGTTGCCAAAATGGAAGCAAGACTTGCTGAAAAAGAAATTTGAATTGTTTTAG
- the LOC130720172 gene encoding villin-3-like isoform X2, whose translation MSSTTKVLDPAFQGVGQRLGTEIWRIENFQPVPLPKSEYGKFYMGDSYIILQTRQGKGGTYFYDLHFWIGKDTSQDEAGTAAIKAVELDAALGGRAVQHREIQGHESDKFLSYFKPCIIPLEGGVASGFRKPEEEEFETHLYVCKGKRAVRLKEVPFARSSLNHDDVFILNTQNKIYQFNGANSNIQERAKALEVIQFLKEKYHEGKCDVAIVDDGKLDTESDSGEFWVLFGGFAPIGKKVISEDDNIPEAIPAQLYSIVDGEVKSIEGELSKSLLENNQCYLLDCGAEVFVWVGRVTQVEERKAACQAAEYVASQNRPKSTRITRIIQGYEIHSFKSNFDSWPSGTTSIGADEGRGKVAALLKQQGMGVKGMSKSTPVNEEIPPLLEGGGKMEVWRVNESAKNPLLKEDIGKFYSGDCYIVLYTYHSGERKEDYFLCCWFGKDSIEEDQTISTQLANKMSNSLKGRPVQGRIFEGKEPPQFIALFQPMVVLKGGLSTGYKKLIAEDNGLPDETYTSESIALIRISGTSIHNNKAVQVDAVPSSLNSTECFLLQSGSTIFIWHGNQSSFEQQQLAAKVAEFLRPGVALKHAKEGTESSAFWFALGGKQSYTSKKVTNEIVRDPHLFTFSFSKGKLHVEEVYNFSQDDLLTEDILILDTHAEVFIWIGHSVDPKEKQNTFEIGQKYIDMAASLEGLSLHVPLYKVTEGNEPCFFTTYFSWDHAKALIQGNSFQKKVSLLFGVGHAVEEKSNGSSLGGARQRAEAMAALSSAFSSSSERASTMSQDRLTGLNQGGPRQRAEALAALNSAFNSSSGTKTYTPRPSGKGQRAAAVAALSSVLTAEKKKPDVSQVDGGSPVAESSTSETVSGNAHFEIEKAEEANETEELAPETGSNGDLEPKQEDMDDGDDSQSSQRTFSYDQLKTTSGKNVPGIDLKRREAYLSDEEFETVIGMVKDAFYKLPKWKQDLLKKKFELF comes from the exons ATGTCTAGCACGACAAAAGTCTTGGATCCTGCATTCCAAGGAGTGGGTCAAAGATT AGGAACTGAAATATGGAGGATTGAAAATTTTCAGCCAGTTCCATTGCCCAAATCTGAATATGGGAAATTCTACATGGGAGATTCATACATCATCTTGCAG ACAAGGCAAGGCAAAGGAGGAACTTATTTTTACGATTTACACTTCTGGATTGGAAAGGATACAAGTCAG GATGAAGCTGGAACTGCAGCCATTAAAGCTGTTGAACTTGATGCAGCTCTTGGAGGACGTGCAGTGCAACACAGGGAAATTCAAGGACATGAATCTGACAAATTTTTGTCATACTTTAAGCCTTGTATAATACCATTAGAGGGGGGTGTTGCATCTGGATTTAGAAAACCTGAAGAAGAGGAGTTTGAAACACATTTGTATGTCTGTAAAGGGAAAAGAGCAGTCAGATTGAAAGAG GTCCCTTTTGCAAGGTCTTCATTGAACCATGATGATGTATTCATCCTCAACACTCAAAATAAGATTTATCAGTTCAATGGTGCAAATTCAAATATTCAGGAAAGAGCCAAGGCTTTGGAAGTTATACAGTTTCTGAAAGAAAAATATCATGAAGGAAAATGCGATGTGGCAATTGTTG ATGATGGCAAGTTAGACACTGAGTCAGACTCGGGTGAATTTTGGGTCCTCTTTGGTGGTTTTGCGCCCATTGGGAAGAAGGTAATCAGTGAGGATGATAACATTCCAGAGGCAATTCCCGCTCAGTTGTATAG TATCGTTGATGGTGAGGTCAAGTCTATTGAAGGTGAACTATCTAAATCACTGCTGGAAAACAACCAATGCTATTTATTGGACTGTGGTGCTGAAGTATTTGTCTGGGTTGGCCGAGTAACACAAGTTGAAGAACGAAAAGCAGCTTGCCAGGCAGCTGAG TACGTTGCAAGCCAAAATAGACCAAAATCAACCAGGATAACCAGGATTATTCAAGGTTATGAAATACATTCATTCAAGTCCAACTTTGATTCTTGGCCATCAGGAACTACTAGTATCGGTGCTGACGAAGGAAGAGGAAAAGTTGCAG CATTGCTAAAGCAACAAGGTATGGGTGTTAAAGGAATGTCAAAAAGTACACCGGTAAATGAGGAAATTCCACCATTGCTTGAAGGAGGTGGAAAGATGGAG gtATGGCGAGTCAATGAAAGTGCGAAGAACCCATTGCTGAAGGAGGATATTGGTAAATTCTATAGTGGAGATTGTTACATTGTACTGTACACATACCATTCTGGTGAGAGGAAAGAAGATTACTTCTTGTGCTGCTGGTTTGGAAAAGACAGCATTGAG gAGGACCAAACAATATCTACTCAGCTAGCCAATAAAATGTCAAACTCATTGAAGGGTAGACCTGTTCAG GGTCGCATATTCGAAGGTAAAGAGCCACCACAGTTTATTGCTCTTTTCCAGCCCATGGTAGTCCTTAAG GGAGGTTTGAGCACTGGATACAAAAAGTTAATAGCAGAAGACAATGGTTTACCAGATGAGACATACACATCTGAGAGTATTGCACTTATTCGAATTTCTGGAACTTCTATTCATAATAACAAGGCAGTGCAAGTTGATGCA GTACCGTCATCATTGAATTCCACTGAGTGCTTTCTCCTGCAATCTGGCTCTACAATTTTCATATGGCATGGGAATCAGTCTTCCTTTGAACAGCAGCAGCTAGCAGCAAAGGTCGCTGAATTTTTAAGG CCAGGAGTTGCTTTAAAGCATGCTAAAGAAGGTACAGAAAGCTCAGCTTTCTGGTTTGCACTaggaggaaaacaaagttatACAAGCAAGAAAGTTACTAATGAGATTGTTAGAGACCCACATCTGTTTACTTTCTCATTTAGTAAAG GAAAGTTACAT GTAGAGGAGGTTTACAACTTTTCCCAAGATGATTTGTTAACGGAGGATATCCTAATACTTGACACACATGCAgaagtgtttatttggattggTCACTCTGTTGACCCAAAAGAAAAGCAAAATACTTTTGAAATTGGCCAG AAATACATAGACATGGCTGCATCTCTGGAGGGACTATCTCTGCATGTACCGTTATATAAAGTAACAGAAGGGAATGAACCTTGCTTTTTCACAACATACTTTTCATGGGATCATGCAAAAGCTTTG ATTCAGGGAAACTCTTTCCAGAAAAAGGTGTCTCTACTCTTTGGGGTTGGCCATGCTGTGGAG GAAAAGTCAAATGGGTCAAGTCTAGGGGGAGCCAGACAAAGAGCAGAAGCAATGGCTGCCTTATCATCTGCGTTTAGTTCATCATCGGAGAGAGCATCCACTATG TCACAAGATAGATTGACTGGGCTAAACCAAGGAGGTCCAAGACAAAGGGCCGAAGCTTTAGCTGCTTTAAACTCTGCATTTAATTCATCTTCTGGGACGAAGACATATACTCCTAGGCCATCTGGAAAAGGTCAAAGAGCTGCTGCAGTAGCTGCTCTTTCATCTGTTCTTACTGCTGAAAAGAAGAAACCTGATGTTTCTCAAGTGGATGGTGGTAGTCCTGTCGCAGAAAGTAGCACTTCTG AAACTGTGAGTGGAAATGCCCATTTTGAGATCGAAAAAGCTGAAGAAGCCAATGAAACAGAAGAACTCGCCCCTGAAACTGGTAGCAATGGGGATTTGGAACCAAAACAAGAAGATatggatgatggtgatgatagtcaAAGTAGTCAAAGGACGTTCAGTTATGATCAGTTAAAGACTACATCTGGTAAAAATGTGCCTGGAATTGATCTTAAGCGTAGAGAG GCTTATTTGTCGGACGAAGAATTTGAAACTGTGATTGGAATGGTAAAAGATGCATTTTATAAGTTGCCAAAATGGAAGCAAGACTTGCTGAAAAAGAAATTTGAATTGTTTTAG